Proteins encoded by one window of Salinigranum rubrum:
- a CDS encoding DMT family transporter, producing MALALGTAITFALSAVLVRVGVEKSTPLSALFVTLSVNLVVLWTLSWVRYEVSFDVWNWRHFVIAGLFAPVLGRLCNYTGIQRLGVNLSVPISNANPMVAVVLAFVFLGEALSPFGLVGAAGAIAGGMLLGTVRGGERYTVNRRDFVFPVLAAMLFGGAQVLRKVGLDLVAAPAVGAAVNTTTSWALVVIYLTLTGNYRQLELRNGVGLFVLSGLASSTGIVFLYMALQGAPVVLVAPILNASPLFALVLSAVFTRELEMFTPRVTVGTVLVVAGITALVLAS from the coding sequence ATGGCACTTGCCCTCGGGACTGCGATTACGTTCGCATTGTCCGCGGTGCTCGTTAGGGTCGGCGTCGAGAAATCCACACCCCTGTCTGCGTTGTTCGTCACACTATCGGTCAACCTCGTCGTACTGTGGACGCTCAGCTGGGTCCGATACGAGGTGTCCTTCGACGTCTGGAACTGGCGGCACTTCGTCATTGCAGGGTTGTTCGCGCCGGTTCTCGGACGTCTCTGCAACTATACCGGTATTCAGCGGCTCGGCGTTAATCTCAGTGTCCCGATTAGCAACGCGAATCCCATGGTCGCCGTCGTCTTGGCGTTCGTCTTTCTCGGTGAAGCGCTCTCTCCATTCGGGCTTGTCGGTGCAGCAGGCGCAATCGCCGGGGGGATGCTTCTCGGGACGGTCCGCGGAGGCGAGAGATACACCGTCAACCGACGCGATTTCGTCTTTCCAGTCCTTGCCGCGATGCTTTTCGGGGGCGCACAGGTACTCCGGAAGGTCGGATTGGACCTCGTCGCCGCTCCGGCAGTAGGGGCTGCGGTCAACACGACAACATCGTGGGCACTCGTGGTCATCTATCTCACGCTCACCGGAAACTACCGGCAGCTCGAGCTACGAAATGGGGTCGGACTCTTCGTGCTCTCGGGCCTTGCATCGAGTACGGGCATCGTCTTCTTGTACATGGCACTCCAGGGTGCACCGGTCGTTCTCGTTGCCCCCATATTGAACGCTTCACCGCTGTTCGCACTCGTGCTCTCGGCTGTATTCACCCGTGAGCTAGAGATGTTCACGCCCCGCGTCACAGTCGGGACCGTACTCGTCGTCGCTGGGATCACTGCACTTGTGCTCGCGAGCTGA
- a CDS encoding IclR family transcriptional regulator, which translates to MSSEKRSNIPVKSVVKMFSILDSLQELDSAGLSTVAKHVGISKTTAYNHLETLEQLEYVVRQDGEYHLGFRLLDLGGYVLSRDPRLSLVRPKVREIAMETEELCQFFVEEHGQAIIVFREVGENAIETRTRLGTRLYLHQATAGKAILANLPEGRVQEIIDKHGLPQKTEQTITDIDRLSAELDEIRKRGYAFDQEEHIKRMYAIGVPVRDSENSVLGALSVAGPSHRIKNEERVEEISELLLGVANELELSLSLR; encoded by the coding sequence ATGAGCTCCGAAAAACGGTCGAACATCCCGGTCAAATCGGTTGTGAAGATGTTTTCCATCCTCGATTCCCTTCAGGAGTTAGACAGCGCGGGCCTGAGCACTGTCGCAAAACACGTCGGAATCTCGAAGACGACAGCGTACAACCACCTCGAAACACTCGAACAGCTCGAGTACGTCGTTCGTCAAGATGGCGAGTACCACCTCGGCTTTCGGCTCCTTGACCTCGGTGGGTACGTTCTCTCGAGAGATCCGAGATTGTCGTTGGTCAGGCCGAAAGTCCGTGAGATAGCGATGGAGACGGAAGAACTCTGTCAATTCTTCGTTGAGGAACACGGTCAGGCAATCATCGTGTTCCGTGAAGTCGGTGAAAATGCGATTGAAACCCGCACGCGATTAGGGACGCGACTTTACCTCCACCAAGCCACCGCTGGCAAGGCTATCCTCGCCAACCTCCCTGAGGGTCGGGTTCAAGAGATCATTGACAAACACGGGCTTCCCCAGAAGACCGAGCAGACTATCACGGACATCGACCGACTGTCGGCCGAGCTCGATGAAATACGGAAACGAGGGTACGCTTTCGACCAGGAAGAACACATCAAACGAATGTACGCGATTGGTGTTCCTGTGCGCGACTCGGAGAACTCCGTACTCGGCGCACTGAGCGTCGCCGGTCCGTCACACCGCATCAAGAATGAGGAGAGGGTCGAAGAGATCTCCGAATTATTGCTCGGCGTTGCAAACGAACTTGAGCTTAGCCTCAGTTTGCGATAG
- a CDS encoding VOC family protein has protein sequence MVVQNMGLDHVAIKVRDLESSVAFYRDVMNMGVSDRIGDAVAFLRTPADAEDSQHHELNLTQMSEEELSVLEERGERELDLHEFERDLHEDGPPMLPASGPIYHIAFEVPNYQAIVRAAEGLRERNHPIYRGPGRHGPGNNIFLYFPDPDGYPIELTADMEEAPEVGGKKPKQWPQTKETWNVWYHTQDLDEPEE, from the coding sequence ATGGTAGTACAAAACATGGGGCTAGACCATGTCGCTATCAAAGTCCGAGACCTCGAATCGTCAGTGGCGTTCTATCGCGACGTCATGAATATGGGAGTATCAGACCGAATCGGTGATGCGGTCGCGTTCCTGCGAACGCCGGCCGATGCCGAGGATTCACAGCACCATGAACTCAACCTCACACAGATGTCCGAAGAGGAGCTGAGTGTGCTTGAAGAACGTGGTGAGCGTGAACTCGACCTCCACGAGTTCGAACGGGACCTCCACGAGGACGGCCCGCCGATGCTGCCGGCTTCTGGTCCGATATACCATATCGCGTTCGAGGTTCCGAACTATCAAGCGATTGTCAGAGCAGCAGAGGGACTCCGTGAGCGGAACCACCCGATCTACCGAGGACCAGGGCGCCACGGACCGGGGAACAACATCTTCCTGTACTTTCCAGATCCCGACGGCTACCCCATCGAATTGACCGCAGATATGGAAGAGGCACCGGAAGTTGGAGGAAAGAAGCCGAAGCAGTGGCCCCAGACGAAGGAGACTTGGAACGTCTGGTATCACACGCAGGACCTCGACGAACCAGAAGAATAA